One Syntrophales bacterium genomic region harbors:
- a CDS encoding aspartate 1-decarboxylase: MLRFMLKSKIHRATVTDADLHYEGSITIDEGLMEAANFIPYEKVDIYDVSNGERFSTYVIPGPKDSGVFCLNGAAARKVAKGDLIIIATYVMVDESEAANWHPRKILLDENNRIKSIS; encoded by the coding sequence ATGTTGAGATTTATGCTTAAGTCTAAAATCCACCGGGCCACCGTTACGGATGCGGATCTTCATTATGAGGGAAGCATTACGATCGATGAGGGGCTCATGGAGGCGGCTAATTTCATCCCTTATGAAAAAGTCGATATCTATGATGTTTCCAATGGCGAGCGATTTTCCACCTACGTTATTCCCGGTCCGAAAGATTCCGGAGTGTTCTGTCTCAACGGCGCTGCGGCCAGAAAGGTTGCCAAGGGGGATCTGATTATCATTGCGACCTATGTGATGGTTGATGAATCCGAGGCGGCCAACTGGCATCCCCGGAAGATCCTGCTCGATGAAAATAACCGTATCAAGAGCATTTCCTGA
- a CDS encoding DUF502 domain-containing protein, translating into MFKKKIKRFFLTGLVVVIPAGLTLYILSFIIGVMDNLLLVIPERYQPDTLLGFHVPGLGAIFTVLLILLAGMVTASYIGNRVVEFGERFVGRIPVVRSIYQAIKSISDSLFTNKTKSFKRVVLVEYPRRGIYSIGFVTGTPNREIQEKLGPTLGVYFPHALTPTTGTYIIVPREEIIDINISVEEAFTLIISTGVVIPRDRPDAVSVNGNGGK; encoded by the coding sequence ATGTTTAAAAAGAAAATAAAAAGGTTTTTTTTAACCGGTCTTGTTGTAGTAATCCCCGCTGGCCTGACGCTCTATATCCTCTCTTTTATCATCGGCGTTATGGACAACCTCCTTTTGGTAATCCCTGAGAGGTATCAGCCGGATACTTTGCTTGGTTTCCACGTTCCCGGATTGGGCGCGATCTTTACGGTGCTGCTCATCCTGCTTGCCGGCATGGTGACGGCAAGCTATATCGGCAATCGCGTTGTAGAGTTCGGTGAGCGCTTTGTCGGCAGAATCCCGGTGGTCAGAAGCATCTACCAGGCCATAAAAAGTATCTCGGACAGTCTGTTTACCAATAAAACAAAGAGCTTTAAACGGGTAGTTCTCGTGGAGTATCCCCGCCGCGGCATCTACAGCATCGGTTTCGTCACCGGGACTCCCAACCGGGAAATCCAGGAGAAATTGGGCCCGACGTTAGGGGTGTATTTCCCCCATGCCCTCACCCCGACGACCGGTACCTATATTATCGTGCCCCGCGAAGAAATTATCGATATCAATATTTCCGTTGAGGAGGCCTTTACCCTTATTATTTCCACCGGCGTCGTGATCCCCCGGGATCGCCCGGATGCCGTCTCCGTTAATGGCAATGGTGGTAAGTGA